In one window of Thermodesulfobacteriota bacterium DNA:
- a CDS encoding response regulator yields the protein MATILLIEDSPESITLTRGAFSGCPVQAELVIARNGEEALEWLSGTGKYAGRDPARRPELVLMDIRLPGMSGFEALQKIRAERLTSMVPVVMLTISELKSDMETAYRLGANSFLVKPLDYDEYTRMIRAACEYWVCFNRRPYA from the coding sequence ATGGCGACGATACTCTTGATCGAGGACAGCCCCGAATCGATAACGCTGACAAGGGGCGCCTTCTCGGGCTGTCCGGTACAGGCGGAGCTGGTGATTGCGAGAAATGGCGAAGAGGCGCTGGAATGGCTCTCCGGGACAGGGAAATACGCCGGAAGGGACCCGGCAAGGAGGCCGGAGCTCGTGCTCATGGACATACGGCTTCCCGGCATGAGCGGCTTCGAGGCGCTTCAGAAGATACGCGCCGAGAGGCTTACTTCGATGGTCCCCGTCGTGATGCTGACCATATCCGAGCTTAAAAGCGACATGGAGACGGCCTACAGGCTCGGGGCGAACAGCTTCCTCGTGAAGCCGCTCGACTATGACGAGTACACGAGGATGATAAGGGCAGCCTGCGAGTACTGGGTATGCTTCAACAGGCGGCCCTATGCCTGA
- a CDS encoding P-II family nitrogen regulator, with product MKKIEAIIKPFKLDEVKEALNEIGIKGITVSEVKGFGRQKGHTELYRGTEYVVDFLPKIKMEIVVREEMVAKVVETIVNAARTGRIGDGKVFVTSVDEVVRIRTGERGEEAI from the coding sequence ATGAAGAAGATCGAGGCCATCATAAAGCCTTTCAAGCTCGACGAGGTGAAGGAGGCCCTTAACGAGATAGGGATAAAGGGCATCACCGTCTCAGAGGTGAAGGGCTTCGGCCGCCAGAAGGGGCATACTGAGCTCTACCGCGGGACCGAATACGTCGTCGATTTCCTCCCCAAGATAAAGATGGAGATAGTCGTAAGGGAGGAGATGGTCGCCAAGGTGGTCGAGACCATCGTGAACGCGGCCCGTACCGGGCGCATAGGGGACGGCAAGGTCTTCGTCACCTCCGTCGACGAGGTCGTGAGGATAAGGACCGGAGAGCGCGGGGAAGAGGCGATCTGA
- the glnA gene encoding type I glutamate--ammonia ligase: MTPKDVLKFSQEKNAKMVDFKFLDFVGIWQHFSVPVSELSEDIFEEGLGFDGSSIRGWQPIHASDMLVMPDPTTAIMDPFHETPSLSIICNIVDPITKEPYSRDPRNIATKAEAYLKSTGIGDVAYFGPEPEFFIFDDIRYSQSANQGFYHIDSVEGIWNTGREECPNLGYKPRHKEGYFPVPPTDSQEDIRSEMCLAMEQVGIRVERQHHEVATAGQAEIDMRFDSLLRMGDKLMWFKYIVKNVAKRWGKTVTFMPKPIFGDNGSGMHVHQSIWKGGKPLFAGSEYGGMSEMALYYIGGILKHARALNAFCNPGTNSYRRLVPGYEAPINLAYSSRNRSAAIRIPMYSPSPKSKRIEVRFPDPSCNGYLAFAAMLMAGLDGIQNKIHPGEPLDKDIYGLSPEELSKVPSACGSLEDALDALKKDHEFLLKGDVFTQDVVDTWIEYKKKAELDPIRLRPVPFEFALYYDC, translated from the coding sequence ATGACGCCGAAGGACGTACTTAAGTTTTCACAGGAAAAGAACGCGAAGATGGTGGATTTCAAGTTCCTCGATTTCGTGGGCATATGGCAGCACTTCTCAGTGCCCGTTAGCGAGCTCTCCGAGGATATATTCGAGGAGGGGCTCGGCTTCGACGGCTCGAGCATCAGGGGCTGGCAGCCCATACACGCATCCGACATGCTGGTGATGCCCGACCCCACGACCGCCATAATGGACCCGTTCCACGAGACACCCTCCCTGAGCATCATATGCAACATAGTCGACCCCATAACCAAGGAGCCCTACTCGAGGGACCCGAGGAACATCGCCACAAAGGCCGAGGCCTATCTGAAATCCACGGGCATAGGCGACGTCGCGTATTTCGGCCCCGAGCCCGAGTTCTTCATATTCGACGACATCAGGTACAGCCAGAGCGCGAACCAGGGCTTCTACCACATCGACTCGGTCGAGGGCATATGGAATACCGGCAGGGAGGAATGCCCGAACCTCGGCTACAAGCCCAGGCACAAGGAGGGCTACTTCCCGGTCCCGCCGACAGACAGCCAGGAGGACATCCGCTCCGAGATGTGCCTCGCGATGGAGCAGGTCGGCATAAGGGTGGAGAGGCAGCACCACGAGGTCGCCACAGCCGGACAGGCGGAGATAGACATGAGGTTCGACAGCCTCCTTCGGATGGGCGATAAGCTCATGTGGTTCAAGTATATCGTCAAGAACGTGGCCAAGAGGTGGGGGAAGACCGTCACCTTCATGCCCAAGCCCATATTCGGGGACAACGGGAGCGGCATGCACGTGCACCAGTCCATCTGGAAGGGCGGCAAGCCCCTCTTCGCCGGAAGCGAGTACGGCGGCATGAGCGAGATGGCCCTCTATTACATAGGCGGCATCCTGAAGCACGCGAGGGCATTGAACGCCTTCTGCAACCCGGGCACCAACTCCTACAGGAGGCTCGTTCCCGGCTACGAGGCGCCCATTAACCTGGCCTACTCCTCAAGGAACCGCTCCGCAGCCATCAGGATCCCCATGTATTCGCCATCTCCCAAGTCCAAGAGGATAGAGGTGAGGTTCCCGGACCCGTCCTGCAACGGCTACCTCGCCTTCGCGGCCATGTTGATGGCCGGGCTCGACGGCATACAGAACAAGATACATCCCGGCGAGCCGCTCGATAAGGACATCTACGGCCTCTCGCCCGAGGAGCTCTCAAAGGTGCCCTCTGCCTGCGGCTCCCTCGAAGATGCCCTTGACGCGCTCAAGAAAGACCACGAGTTCCTCCTTAAGGGCGACGTCTTCACGCAGGACGTGGTCGACACCTGGATAGAGTACAAGAAAAAGGCCGAGCTTGATCCCATCAGGCTAAGGCCGGTGCCGTTTGAGTTTGCGCTTTACTATGACTGCTAA
- the ftsY gene encoding signal recognition particle-docking protein FtsY: MFKKLKAGFEGLKAGLARTHNAIMGGVEAAFTGKSREDILESLEESLILSDVGVTASTEIVDKMREVLVGKDEEKLRKHLRDSVYEILKKVEKPLEITTSPFVIMVLGVNGVGKTTTIGKLASRLSSEGRSVVLAAGDTFRAAAIEQLEGWGKRTGCPVIRQAQGGDPGAVVFDAMKAAAARRADVVLLDTAGRLHTKVNLMEELKKVTRVAARELPGAPHENLLVLDASTGQNALNQARLFNEAVGVTGIALTKLDGTAKGGIIIAIARELGIPVRFVGVGETVEDLKEFDAREFAEALI; encoded by the coding sequence ATGTTTAAAAAGCTGAAGGCCGGCTTCGAGGGCCTTAAGGCCGGGCTCGCCCGGACCCATAACGCGATAATGGGCGGGGTCGAGGCCGCCTTTACCGGTAAATCAAGGGAGGACATCCTCGAATCTCTCGAGGAATCGCTCATCCTCTCGGACGTGGGCGTTACAGCCTCGACCGAGATCGTCGATAAAATGAGAGAAGTCCTTGTCGGCAAGGACGAGGAGAAGCTCAGGAAACACCTGAGGGACTCGGTATATGAAATACTCAAAAAGGTGGAGAAGCCGCTTGAGATAACCACAAGCCCGTTCGTGATAATGGTCCTCGGGGTGAACGGGGTGGGGAAGACCACGACCATAGGGAAGCTCGCGTCCAGGCTTTCCTCCGAGGGCAGGTCGGTGGTCCTCGCGGCAGGCGACACCTTCAGGGCGGCCGCGATCGAGCAGCTCGAAGGCTGGGGCAAGCGCACAGGCTGCCCCGTGATAAGGCAGGCCCAGGGCGGGGACCCTGGGGCGGTCGTCTTCGACGCCATGAAGGCCGCGGCAGCCAGAAGGGCGGACGTGGTGCTTCTCGACACCGCCGGAAGGCTCCATACGAAAGTAAACCTCATGGAGGAGCTTAAGAAGGTAACGCGTGTGGCTGCAAGGGAGCTCCCCGGCGCGCCGCATGAAAACCTCCTCGTGCTCGACGCCTCAACCGGGCAGAACGCCCTCAACCAGGCCAGGCTCTTCAACGAGGCCGTGGGCGTAACCGGCATAGCGCTTACAAAGCTCGACGGCACGGCAAAGGGCGGCATCATCATCGCCATAGCCAGGGAGCTCGGCATCCCCGTAAGGTTCGTGGGAGTGGGAGAAACGGTCGAGGACTTGAAGGAATTCGACGCCAGGGAGTTCGCAGAGGCGCTTATATAG
- a CDS encoding nitroreductase family protein gives MDEKLRDFYDLYERRKSIRDFADRPVEPEKLERLIISLCRAQSAANRQPWHFVVLSDEEGRGRINDLFTKEGFKRAPVLIVACADPAQAWIRKTDNINYSWVDVTIAVTEMIGAATAEGLGTCWVAAIDAEAVKKRLGIPEKIEVVAVIAIGYPKDELKREAKTRKPVSEIIHNGKW, from the coding sequence GTGGACGAAAAGCTCAGGGACTTTTACGACCTCTACGAGAGGAGAAAGAGCATACGGGATTTCGCGGACAGGCCCGTTGAGCCCGAAAAGCTTGAGAGGCTGATCATATCCCTCTGCAGGGCCCAGAGCGCGGCGAACAGGCAGCCGTGGCACTTCGTCGTCCTTTCCGACGAGGAGGGGAGGGGGCGGATAAATGACCTCTTTACGAAGGAGGGCTTCAAGCGCGCCCCGGTATTGATAGTCGCGTGCGCGGACCCCGCCCAGGCCTGGATAAGGAAGACCGACAACATCAATTATTCATGGGTGGACGTGACCATCGCCGTGACTGAGATGATAGGGGCCGCGACCGCCGAAGGGCTCGGCACCTGCTGGGTGGCAGCCATAGACGCCGAAGCGGTAAAGAAAAGGCTCGGAATACCCGAAAAGATAGAGGTGGTCGCCGTCATAGCCATAGGGTACCCTAAGGACGAGCTCAAAAGAGAGGCCAAGACCAGAAAACCCGTCTCGGAGATAATCCATAATGGGAAATGGTAA
- a CDS encoding NYN domain-containing protein, with protein sequence MALNLIIDGYNLIGSRRGGLGDIEEERRCLLETLVIYKRLKKARITVVFDGPAMTYPGSHPAGLEVVFSAGRQADAVIRDMVARKGSGATVITSDREIAGFAKARGAVVLGSDEFSAFLDDALYEDMKGVAAEEEDASGPARKGPSRRLPKDERKKQGRIRKLRGK encoded by the coding sequence ATGGCCCTGAACCTTATCATAGACGGGTATAACCTCATAGGTTCCAGAAGGGGCGGCCTCGGCGACATAGAAGAAGAGAGGCGGTGCCTCCTCGAAACCCTTGTAATCTATAAGAGGCTCAAGAAGGCCAGGATAACCGTCGTATTCGACGGCCCGGCAATGACATATCCGGGCTCGCATCCCGCAGGGCTCGAGGTCGTCTTCTCAGCCGGAAGGCAGGCTGACGCGGTTATAAGGGATATGGTCGCCCGGAAGGGCTCCGGCGCTACCGTAATCACATCCGACAGGGAAATAGCCGGGTTCGCGAAGGCGCGGGGCGCGGTGGTCCTGGGCTCGGATGAGTTCAGCGCATTTCTTGACGATGCGCTTTACGAAGATATGAAAGGGGTAGCCGCTGAAGAGGAGGACGCGTCCGGCCCGGCCAGGAAAGGCCCTTCACGGAGGCTCCCGAAAGACGAGAGGAAGAAACAGGGCAGAATAAGGAAGCTACGCGGAAAATGA
- the rfaE2 gene encoding D-glycero-beta-D-manno-heptose 1-phosphate adenylyltransferase encodes MGKLIARSMLAKELAGARRKKKKIVFTNGCFDIIHAGHVRYLKKARSLGDVLVVGLNSDSSVRSIKGDKRPIVPCRERAEVLSALGCVDYVVVFNEDTPLRLIEAVRPDVLAKGADWAAKDIVGGDAVRKGGGRVARINLVKGKSTTNIIRRVLELHKGRSRQA; translated from the coding sequence ATGGGAAAATTGATAGCCCGGTCGATGCTCGCAAAAGAGCTTGCCGGAGCGCGAAGAAAAAAGAAAAAGATCGTCTTCACGAACGGCTGCTTCGACATCATCCACGCCGGACACGTAAGGTACCTTAAAAAAGCAAGGTCCCTGGGAGACGTGCTCGTCGTGGGCCTGAATAGCGACTCATCGGTGCGTTCGATAAAAGGCGACAAGCGGCCCATAGTCCCGTGCAGGGAGCGCGCCGAGGTGCTCTCCGCGCTCGGGTGCGTCGACTATGTGGTCGTATTCAACGAAGACACCCCCTTGAGGCTCATCGAGGCCGTGAGGCCGGACGTCCTCGCCAAGGGCGCGGACTGGGCCGCGAAAGACATAGTCGGCGGGGACGCGGTCAGGAAGGGCGGCGGAAGGGTCGCCAGGATAAATCTCGTCAAGGGCAAATCCACCACCAACATAATAAGAAGGGTGCTCGAGCTCCATAAGGGGCGCAGCCGTCAGGCATAG
- a CDS encoding ComF family protein has protein sequence MLKALLDILLPRLCLLCASDAEDDGLCPGCADLFMEKKIGPPVCSVCGEPFPDSAGPDRECGACISKAPPFISARSAYLYEGAVQDAVHRLKYAGEVGLAKPLGRLLSRLPMQYIPHKVVPVPLHPGRLRERGFNQSLLLAGALCKGLGLPLARAGLERTRDTEKQTGLGADERKKNVAGAFRVRGPGSFKGMRVLLVDDVYTTGATIRECARALKKDGAEVMVLTLARAKRV, from the coding sequence GTGCTGAAGGCCTTACTGGACATATTGCTCCCCCGCCTCTGCCTCCTCTGCGCATCCGACGCAGAGGACGATGGCCTTTGCCCCGGGTGCGCCGACCTCTTCATGGAAAAAAAGATTGGCCCGCCCGTGTGCAGCGTATGCGGGGAGCCCTTTCCGGACTCGGCGGGGCCTGACCGCGAGTGCGGCGCGTGCATCTCGAAGGCCCCGCCCTTCATCTCGGCCCGGAGCGCCTATCTGTATGAAGGGGCCGTGCAGGACGCGGTGCACAGGCTCAAGTACGCGGGAGAGGTGGGGCTTGCAAAACCGCTGGGAAGGCTCCTTTCCCGGCTCCCGATGCAGTACATCCCGCATAAGGTCGTGCCGGTCCCTCTCCATCCGGGGAGGCTCAGGGAGCGCGGCTTCAACCAGTCGCTCCTGCTTGCAGGGGCGCTCTGCAAAGGGCTCGGGCTCCCTCTTGCCAGGGCCGGGCTCGAAAGGACGAGGGACACGGAAAAGCAGACCGGCCTCGGGGCCGACGAGAGAAAAAAGAACGTCGCGGGAGCCTTCAGGGTGAGAGGGCCCGGCTCATTCAAGGGGATGCGTGTGCTCCTCGTAGACGACGTATACACTACGGGCGCTACCATAAGGGAGTGCGCCAGGGCGCTAAAAAAGGACGGGGCCGAGGTCATGGTCCTGACCCTTGCGAGGGCAAAAAGGGTATGA
- a CDS encoding PAS domain-containing protein, producing the protein MKVIAGRIVEGTAAREAITKEVLDSLPDPVIETDSAGRIVFVNKAALLASGSDAEAFGKQCTEFLTAAARSLSRHETFEAPLLIEDGSTRFFEFKSARHGNGSIFIGRDSDERKRILDELTTARTQEVEASTKLKKTISDLEEFALLAIRRELKMQELRERFVSLKEEHEITKDFPG; encoded by the coding sequence ATGAAGGTAATAGCCGGGCGCATTGTCGAGGGCACAGCGGCCCGGGAGGCGATAACGAAAGAGGTGCTGGACTCGCTCCCCGACCCTGTGATCGAGACCGATAGCGCGGGCCGTATCGTCTTCGTCAACAAGGCCGCTCTCCTCGCGTCCGGCTCTGATGCAGAGGCGTTCGGAAAACAGTGCACGGAGTTCCTGACGGCGGCAGCCCGCTCTCTTTCTCGGCATGAGACTTTCGAGGCGCCTCTTTTGATAGAGGACGGGAGCACGCGTTTTTTCGAGTTCAAATCAGCAAGGCACGGGAACGGCTCGATATTCATAGGCAGGGACTCGGATGAGAGGAAGCGCATCCTGGATGAGCTTACCACGGCCCGGACGCAGGAGGTCGAGGCCTCGACAAAGCTCAAAAAAACCATAAGCGACCTCGAGGAGTTCGCCCTTCTCGCGATACGGAGGGAGCTTAAGATGCAGGAGCTCAGGGAGCGCTTCGTAAGTCTCAAGGAGGAGCATGAGATTACTAAAGACTTCCCGGGCTGA
- a CDS encoding PAS domain S-box protein: protein MSKTGLTLIQKVLIAFLLILVPIFMAISALFIQERNELRKEFFSTLKRIADERQAYVLMYIEMSRNRIQDFSTDGTIVNALEDIKGREAGGRELSDYISRHKLPVLRQMYRLSVLTAPDGIVLASTLPGFEGMDFSHEEFFLQGSKGLSVVEVIGPDDMPELAFSAPIYSRRNGGRLLGVITGFMDLERFGELFTGEFIKGLGALSWSPPPWETMEIYIVNRDKLMITESVFTPDAVLKQRVDTPPVRACLEEGREIAEIYRDYRGVEVAGASMCLPSLGWTFVTEVNTFDVFEPVRGFQQNIIVLIIVVLLFIGALVLYFLMAVIAQVRRLMAGATAVASGDYGVRVPVRSRDEMGALTGAFNAMAASIETRTSELRKERETLANAQRIARLGGWEWDIVNDAATWSEETYRIFGLETSAPAPDYKGFLSFAHPDDRETLERKVSEALQNGGHYSHEHRIIRADGTERIVHEEAEVVKDESGNPARMSGTVQDITEHRRVERALEESELRYRTLVENLQEGIIALDENDNIVYVNPRMAEMLGYTVQDMMGRPLFEFMDRAESERARERLERRRQGITQNFDSEYLKKDGGALYVTVAAAPLMKGGEYRGSITGLIDTSEKRLAEDALRESEKRLRAILEGMGNPVFIQDMDGKFLFVNRIFLSSLELEPEEAYGKSVFDIFPPEVAKELHEDDLRAMEADEPIQFEDEVPLPDGLHYALTTKFTLRDKDGKKYAMCGVVTDITSLKRAEDALRRSEASLREAQRIAHLGNFEHDVTTDMLYISDEVYRISGRGKGELENLMDFTSAVHPDDLERVKEAMRGLLNEARPYSIDYRILRPGGEERIVHSEAECILDKEGRPTRMTGIILDITERKRAEEEVRKLNIELEKRVEERTAELKTAMEGLSAANREIETFTYSVAHDLRSPLRLVDGFSMLLVKKQKEKLDKDAQDQIMRIREAVKRMGELIDDLLNLSYVMRAEIAYEGVDLSGLARSIAGNLVKAEPERIASFHIEEGLKARGDEKLLKLVLENLLGNAWKFTSKTPAPRIELGVTGHEDGRMILHVRDNGAGFDMKHADRLFHPFQRLHPSDEFPGTGIGLATVQRIIQRHGGRVWAEGEPGRGAAFYFTLQKGEG, encoded by the coding sequence ATGTCCAAAACCGGCCTGACCCTTATACAAAAGGTGCTTATAGCCTTTCTCCTCATCCTCGTCCCAATATTCATGGCAATAAGCGCGCTATTCATCCAGGAGAGGAACGAGCTCCGAAAAGAATTTTTCAGCACACTTAAACGTATAGCCGACGAGCGACAGGCCTATGTGCTCATGTATATCGAGATGAGCAGGAACAGGATACAGGACTTCTCCACTGACGGCACCATAGTGAACGCCCTTGAGGACATCAAGGGCAGGGAGGCGGGCGGGCGGGAGCTTTCGGATTACATAAGCCGTCACAAGCTGCCTGTTTTGAGGCAAATGTACCGCTTAAGCGTGCTTACGGCCCCTGATGGAATAGTGTTGGCCTCCACTCTCCCTGGCTTCGAAGGAATGGATTTTTCACATGAAGAGTTTTTTCTGCAGGGCAGCAAGGGTCTTTCCGTGGTGGAGGTAATAGGCCCTGACGACATGCCCGAACTGGCATTCTCGGCCCCCATCTACAGCAGGCGCAACGGCGGCAGGCTCCTGGGGGTAATAACCGGCTTCATGGACCTTGAGAGGTTCGGTGAGCTCTTCACAGGCGAATTCATAAAGGGGCTCGGCGCGCTCTCATGGAGCCCCCCTCCCTGGGAAACAATGGAGATATATATAGTGAACAGGGACAAGCTCATGATTACGGAATCCGTGTTTACGCCTGATGCGGTCCTCAAGCAACGGGTTGATACGCCGCCGGTCAGGGCCTGTCTTGAGGAGGGCAGGGAGATAGCGGAAATTTATCGAGATTACAGGGGCGTCGAGGTTGCTGGCGCCTCAATGTGCCTGCCCTCCCTCGGGTGGACCTTCGTCACCGAGGTGAACACGTTTGATGTCTTTGAGCCTGTCCGCGGCTTTCAGCAGAACATAATCGTCCTGATAATAGTCGTGTTGCTTTTTATCGGGGCGCTTGTGCTCTATTTTTTAATGGCAGTCATCGCCCAGGTCCGAAGGCTCATGGCCGGGGCAACTGCGGTCGCTTCCGGGGACTACGGAGTTCGGGTGCCTGTCCGTAGCAGGGATGAGATGGGCGCCCTCACAGGGGCTTTCAACGCGATGGCCGCGAGCATAGAGACGAGGACAAGCGAGCTTAGGAAAGAGCGCGAGACCCTCGCGAACGCCCAGAGGATAGCGCGGCTGGGGGGCTGGGAGTGGGACATTGTTAACGATGCAGCGACCTGGTCTGAGGAGACTTACAGGATATTCGGCCTGGAAACCTCGGCCCCGGCCCCGGATTACAAGGGTTTCCTGTCCTTTGCGCACCCGGATGACAGGGAGACGCTGGAAAGGAAAGTCAGCGAGGCGCTCCAAAATGGTGGGCACTATTCCCATGAGCACAGGATCATACGCGCGGACGGGACGGAAAGGATAGTACATGAGGAGGCCGAGGTAGTGAAAGACGAAAGCGGGAACCCGGCCAGGATGTCCGGGACAGTGCAGGATATAACCGAGCACAGGCGGGTCGAAAGGGCGCTCGAAGAGAGCGAGCTGAGATACAGGACGCTCGTAGAGAACTTGCAGGAAGGGATAATTGCGTTGGATGAAAATGACAACATCGTCTACGTGAACCCGAGGATGGCGGAGATGCTCGGATACACGGTGCAGGATATGATGGGAAGGCCGCTCTTCGAGTTCATGGACAGGGCTGAGTCTGAAAGGGCCAGGGAAAGGCTCGAACGCAGGAGACAGGGCATAACCCAGAACTTCGATTCGGAGTATCTGAAAAAAGACGGAGGGGCGCTCTATGTGACTGTCGCGGCGGCGCCTTTGATGAAAGGCGGCGAGTACAGGGGCTCAATCACCGGGTTAATCGACACAAGCGAAAAGAGGCTTGCCGAGGACGCCTTGAGGGAAAGCGAGAAAAGGCTCAGGGCAATACTCGAAGGCATGGGGAACCCTGTCTTTATACAGGACATGGATGGAAAGTTCTTGTTCGTGAACAGGATTTTCCTTTCCAGCCTTGAGCTTGAGCCGGAAGAGGCCTACGGAAAGAGCGTATTCGACATATTCCCGCCTGAAGTAGCGAAAGAACTGCATGAAGACGACCTGAGGGCGATGGAGGCGGACGAGCCCATACAGTTCGAAGACGAGGTCCCGCTCCCGGACGGGCTGCATTACGCCCTTACTACAAAGTTCACGCTCAGGGACAAGGACGGCAAAAAGTACGCCATGTGCGGGGTCGTGACCGACATAACATCCCTCAAGCGCGCGGAGGATGCGCTCCGGCGGAGCGAGGCGAGCCTCCGAGAGGCGCAGCGTATCGCCCACCTCGGAAATTTCGAGCACGACGTCACAACCGACATGCTGTATATCTCGGACGAGGTCTACCGCATATCCGGCAGGGGAAAAGGTGAGCTTGAGAACCTGATGGACTTCACAAGCGCCGTCCACCCGGACGACCTTGAAAGGGTTAAGGAGGCCATGAGGGGGCTCCTTAACGAGGCCAGGCCCTACTCCATAGATTACAGGATACTGAGGCCCGGCGGCGAGGAGAGGATAGTACATTCCGAGGCGGAGTGCATTCTCGACAAGGAAGGCAGGCCGACCCGCATGACGGGCATAATCCTCGATATAACCGAAAGAAAGAGGGCCGAGGAGGAGGTCAGGAAATTAAACATCGAGCTCGAGAAGCGGGTGGAGGAGAGGACGGCGGAGCTCAAGACGGCGATGGAGGGCCTCTCGGCGGCCAACAGGGAGATAGAGACTTTCACATATTCGGTCGCGCACGACCTCCGCTCGCCCTTGAGGCTCGTGGACGGCTTCAGCATGCTCCTCGTGAAGAAGCAGAAGGAGAAGCTCGACAAGGACGCCCAGGACCAGATAATGAGGATACGGGAGGCCGTCAAGCGCATGGGGGAGCTCATCGACGACCTCCTTAACCTTTCGTACGTTATGAGGGCGGAGATAGCCTACGAGGGCGTGGACCTGAGCGGCCTTGCCAGGTCCATAGCGGGCAACCTCGTGAAGGCCGAGCCCGAGAGGATCGCGTCATTCCACATAGAAGAAGGCCTCAAGGCCAGGGGCGACGAGAAGCTCCTGAAGCTCGTTCTTGAGAACCTTCTGGGGAACGCGTGGAAGTTCACATCGAAGACCCCGGCACCAAGGATAGAGCTGGGAGTCACGGGCCATGAGGACGGCAGGATGATACTCCATGTCAGGGACAACGGGGCGGGCTTTGACATGAAGCACGCGGACAGGCTCTTCCATCCCTTCCAGAGGCTCCATCCATCCGATGAGTTCCCGGGCACCGGAATAGGACTCGCTACGGTGCAGAGGATAATCCAGAGGCACGGCGGCAGGGTCTGGGCCGAGGGCGAGCCGGGCAGGGGGGCCGCCTTCTATTTCACCCTCCAGAAGGGAGAAGGCTGA
- a CDS encoding ATP-binding protein yields the protein MRLLKTSRADAEGARTVEPAWPGVIASSPLPAALLFPDRSIAEPSEGLMLLTGFTWSELAGMPLCKLLEEGEPRTDAGHSGRLLTKSRGKVPVAAYLSEAPGPTLAAFHPLENEMTLASELKAAKERLTARERYIEDFRTGVFRMITDLDRSESELKGALERLGETRMQLVQSSKLTALGELAAGLAHEVSQPLTVIKGLSLGMLRSLPEGSPYLEKLSLVAEASKKMESIVKHLRAFTRSEPPVMKTVDLNSVVRDAFLILRETLKSHSIGTAIELREVPAISGDPNRLEQVIINLVANAKDAMPGGGSLRVSTGTVEITGRRYARLVVEDTGEGIPSELVEKVFDPFVTTKEAGKGTGLGLSITSGIIKEHRGEITVDSERGRGTAITITIPSG from the coding sequence ATGAGATTACTAAAGACTTCCCGGGCTGATGCGGAAGGCGCGCGCACAGTTGAGCCGGCCTGGCCCGGAGTGATAGCATCGAGCCCGCTCCCGGCCGCTCTCCTCTTTCCTGACCGCTCCATTGCCGAGCCAAGCGAGGGGCTTATGCTGCTTACGGGCTTCACCTGGAGCGAGCTTGCCGGCATGCCCCTTTGCAAGCTCCTTGAGGAGGGTGAGCCCCGGACAGATGCCGGGCATTCCGGACGGCTCCTGACGAAAAGCCGGGGGAAGGTCCCTGTGGCGGCGTATCTGTCGGAAGCGCCCGGACCAACGCTCGCAGCCTTCCACCCTCTCGAAAACGAAATGACGCTCGCAAGTGAGCTTAAGGCCGCAAAGGAGAGGCTCACGGCGCGAGAGAGATATATAGAGGACTTCAGGACCGGGGTCTTCAGGATGATAACCGACCTTGACAGGAGCGAGAGCGAGCTCAAGGGGGCGCTTGAGAGGCTCGGCGAGACACGGATGCAGCTTGTGCAGTCGAGCAAGCTGACCGCGCTTGGCGAGCTCGCAGCCGGGCTCGCCCACGAGGTCAGCCAGCCGCTAACAGTGATAAAGGGCCTTTCCCTGGGCATGCTCCGCTCGCTTCCGGAGGGCTCTCCGTATCTTGAAAAACTGAGCCTCGTAGCCGAGGCCTCGAAGAAGATGGAATCCATAGTCAAGCACCTCCGGGCGTTCACGAGGTCAGAGCCTCCTGTAATGAAGACAGTGGACCTGAACTCGGTCGTGAGGGACGCCTTCCTGATACTCCGCGAGACGCTGAAATCTCATTCGATAGGAACGGCCATCGAGCTAAGGGAAGTGCCTGCCATATCAGGCGACCCGAACAGGCTCGAACAGGTCATAATAAACCTGGTCGCGAACGCCAAGGACGCCATGCCCGGGGGAGGGTCGCTCAGGGTCTCGACCGGAACAGTGGAAATAACGGGCAGGAGATACGCAAGGCTCGTTGTCGAAGACACGGGCGAGGGCATTCCCAGCGAACTTGTCGAAAAGGTATTCGACCCTTTTGTAACGACCAAAGAGGCCGGAAAAGGGACGGGCCTGGGCCTCTCCATAACGAGCGGTATAATAAAGGAGCACCGGGGCGAGATAACGGTCGATAGCGAGCGCGGCAGGGGGACGGCCATCACCATCACCATCCCGTCCGGCTGA